A single Drosophila ananassae strain 14024-0371.13 chromosome 3L, ASM1763931v2, whole genome shotgun sequence DNA region contains:
- the LOC6495140 gene encoding cell death activator CIDE-3 isoform X2: MEKDKACFIKDITRNIRKAVVANTLSELRMKVSAKFQRVQPTIHLDCDGTEIDDEEYFSTLEPNAELIAVFPGEQWRDPSDYNANLRRTSLDAQRLRKLVSKLQPNYINDDDLDKLSNMDPNSLVDITGREPKDNEYSSRSDAARRSTELSC; this comes from the exons ATCAAGGACATCACACGGAATATTCGCAAGGCTGTGGTGGCCAACACGCTGTCGGAGCTGCGTATGAAGGTGTCAGCGAAATTTCAACGTGTTCAGCCGACGATACACCTGGATTGCGATGGCACCGAAATCGACGACGAGGAGTACTTCAGCACTCTGGAGCCAAATGCCGAACTGATTGCCGTCTTTCCCGGCGAGCAGTGGCGCGAC CCGAGTGACTATAATGCCAATTTGCGTCGCACTTCTTTGGATGCTCAGAGATTGCGGAAGCTGGTGAGCAAACTGCAACCGAACTATATCAACGACGATGACCTGGACAAGCTGTCGAACATGGATCCGAACTCTCTGGTGGACATCACAGGACGCGAGCCAAAGGACAACGAATACTCGTCCAGGAGCGATGCTGCCCGCAGATCCACAGAGCTGTCCTgttaa